Proteins encoded together in one Anaerotignum propionicum DSM 1682 window:
- a CDS encoding U32 family peptidase: protein MSARNKPELLAPAGSMESLKAAVNNGCDAVYLGGKLFSARQFAGNFSLEELEEACDYCHLRGVKVYVTINTLYKDEELKELLGFVGKLFKMGVDALIIQDSGAAKLIRENYPDLPLHASTQMTANSLEDVRYLESLGFSKIVLSRELSLEEISEITQQAEAEIETFIHGALCVCYSGQCLMSSILGGRSGNRGRCAQTCRLPYTLYKGADKLQEGYLLSPKDIQTVTILPQLIEAGIASLKIEGRMKNPEYVAGVTGIYRKYIDLYFDDPDHYQVSSEDIKALTQLFNRGGFTEGYYTSAGGKDMMSIERPKTWGLKVGIVDSYIPKHNRVTIRTREALVPGDGIEIWTAKEPHVGTNISKASKAGEVISLAIEGDIQKNDVVYRTYGKALNDALRKTWERDSRKKSIWGLLKVKKGQPLALQLWDMSGSNIYVTGDMVESAANQPTSLEKLKQQIEKMGATSFVLEALEIDGDDDIYVSVGALNQLRRMAVEALEEAILKKSKRQEIQKGIKEEKEKSSYILQKKLHALVTEFSQLEAIVGTKGLKVIYFEASAEMERMLPQALKLCNSFDVSLYAALPKISRQWRKDIEDAMVECLKKTEIDGFLVRSAGQFGLVKDSGKKITVDYTLNVMNEEGVAFWKQQGADSVCLSVEANLKEINAMGDKDCEMVVYGYLPLMKTQQCPIGNFTGEKEGHFYCSEKNNTELYFLKDRKGLKFPLMTDCERCVCTVLNSKPLFTLKFYDEILESVTGSVRLEFTKEGIGRAARITKAYAEMTQDPNKISSETRSLLEEMREKGNTKGHFFRGVE from the coding sequence ATGTCTGCAAGGAATAAGCCTGAATTATTGGCTCCAGCAGGCTCTATGGAGAGTTTGAAGGCGGCAGTAAACAATGGTTGTGATGCCGTTTATTTAGGAGGAAAGCTCTTTAGTGCCAGACAGTTTGCGGGGAATTTCTCATTGGAGGAATTGGAAGAGGCATGTGATTACTGTCACTTAAGAGGGGTAAAGGTATATGTGACGATAAATACATTATATAAGGATGAAGAATTAAAAGAATTGCTTGGTTTTGTTGGGAAACTATTCAAGATGGGCGTTGATGCTCTTATTATCCAAGATAGTGGGGCGGCAAAATTAATTCGTGAAAACTATCCAGATTTACCATTGCATGCCAGTACACAAATGACAGCAAACTCATTGGAGGATGTTAGATATTTGGAGAGCTTGGGATTTTCTAAAATTGTGTTAAGCCGTGAGCTTTCCTTAGAAGAAATCAGTGAAATTACACAACAAGCAGAGGCAGAAATTGAAACCTTTATTCATGGAGCGTTGTGTGTTTGTTATTCCGGGCAGTGCCTCATGAGCAGTATTTTGGGAGGAAGGAGCGGCAACCGTGGACGGTGTGCTCAAACCTGTCGTTTGCCCTATACTCTTTACAAAGGTGCGGACAAATTGCAAGAGGGCTACCTGCTTTCTCCAAAGGATATTCAGACAGTGACGATTTTGCCCCAACTGATAGAGGCTGGCATTGCTTCTTTGAAAATTGAGGGGCGCATGAAAAATCCCGAATATGTGGCGGGAGTTACTGGAATTTACCGTAAATATATCGATTTGTATTTTGATGACCCTGACCATTATCAGGTTTCATCTGAGGATATAAAGGCTTTGACTCAGCTATTTAACCGTGGAGGTTTCACTGAGGGTTATTATACCTCTGCCGGCGGTAAGGATATGATGAGCATTGAAAGACCCAAAACTTGGGGATTAAAAGTTGGTATTGTGGATAGCTACATTCCTAAGCATAACCGTGTAACCATTCGTACCAGAGAAGCCTTGGTACCAGGGGATGGTATTGAGATTTGGACAGCGAAGGAACCTCATGTAGGCACCAATATATCTAAAGCCTCTAAAGCCGGCGAGGTCATTTCTTTGGCTATAGAAGGGGATATTCAAAAAAACGATGTGGTTTATCGTACGTACGGAAAGGCATTAAATGACGCATTGCGCAAAACTTGGGAGAGGGACAGTCGTAAAAAATCCATTTGGGGACTGCTGAAAGTTAAGAAAGGCCAGCCATTGGCGTTACAGTTATGGGACATGAGTGGCAGTAATATTTATGTAACAGGAGATATGGTGGAATCAGCTGCAAATCAGCCTACTTCTTTGGAAAAGCTAAAGCAGCAAATAGAAAAAATGGGGGCAACCTCTTTTGTGCTTGAGGCATTGGAGATTGATGGGGATGACGACATCTATGTGAGTGTTGGTGCATTGAATCAATTGAGAAGAATGGCTGTTGAGGCTTTGGAAGAAGCTATTTTGAAAAAGTCAAAAAGACAAGAGATCCAAAAGGGCATAAAAGAGGAAAAAGAAAAAAGCTCTTATATTCTTCAGAAAAAACTCCATGCTTTGGTTACGGAGTTTTCACAGTTAGAGGCCATTGTGGGTACAAAGGGGCTTAAGGTGATTTATTTTGAAGCTTCTGCGGAAATGGAGAGAATGTTACCTCAAGCATTAAAGCTTTGCAATAGTTTTGATGTTAGTCTATATGCCGCATTGCCCAAAATCAGTAGACAATGGCGCAAGGATATTGAGGATGCCATGGTGGAATGCTTGAAAAAAACGGAGATTGATGGATTTTTGGTGCGTTCTGCGGGTCAGTTTGGTTTAGTAAAGGACAGTGGGAAGAAAATCACGGTGGATTATACGTTAAATGTAATGAATGAAGAAGGCGTTGCTTTTTGGAAACAGCAGGGCGCCGACAGTGTATGTCTATCTGTGGAAGCGAATCTAAAGGAGATCAATGCCATGGGAGATAAGGACTGTGAAATGGTGGTTTATGGGTATCTTCCTCTTATGAAAACGCAACAATGTCCCATCGGCAACTTTACAGGCGAGAAAGAAGGGCATTTTTATTGTTCTGAAAAGAATAATACGGAGTTGTATTTCTTGAAGGATAGAAAGGGTCTAAAGTTTCCTTTAATGACAGATTGTGAGCGTTGCGTTTGTACGGTATTAAACAGTAAGCCGTTATTTACGCTGAAATTTTATGACGAAATTTTAGAAAGTGTAACAGGAAGTGTGCGCTTGGAATTTACAAAGGAGGGGATCGGCCGTGCAGCAAGAATAACCAAGGCATATGCTGAAATGACCCAAGACCCTAATAAAATTAGCTCAGAAACAAGAAGCCTATTGGAAGAAATGAGAGAAAAAGGGAATACGAAAGGACATTTCTTCCGCGGAGTGGAGTGA
- a CDS encoding cell division protein ZapA — MKNRIKIIVDGKSFTLVGEETEMHMQAVASYIDDKIVEIRKNAAAVKMDTSLAYVLAALNVADDYFKEKEKVAELEGRNLGLSTRLEELVFQLDEARLEIAELKENFNQAEKEIQVIDNPSLEEFGKVFEIDFEEKLDDKKEEALEESKEEKPETSEEPKVEPHLQTEEKPHFYPMGLKGGQAERIMTQKAKRGKRRRK, encoded by the coding sequence TTGAAGAACAGAATTAAAATTATTGTAGATGGAAAGTCCTTTACGCTTGTGGGGGAAGAGACGGAAATGCATATGCAGGCAGTTGCCTCATACATAGATGATAAAATAGTGGAAATTCGTAAAAATGCTGCGGCTGTGAAGATGGATACCAGCCTTGCTTATGTTTTGGCGGCTTTAAACGTTGCAGATGATTATTTTAAAGAAAAAGAAAAAGTGGCCGAGCTTGAGGGTCGTAATTTAGGTTTGAGCACCAGGCTTGAGGAGCTGGTTTTTCAGTTGGATGAAGCGAGGCTGGAGATTGCTGAATTAAAAGAGAATTTTAATCAGGCGGAGAAAGAGATTCAGGTAATTGACAATCCATCGCTTGAAGAGTTTGGAAAAGTATTTGAAATAGATTTTGAAGAAAAGCTTGATGATAAGAAGGAAGAGGCGCTTGAAGAAAGCAAGGAGGAAAAACCTGAAACCAGCGAAGAACCGAAAGTTGAACCTCATTTACAAACGGAGGAAAAACCCCATTTTTATCCTATGGGATTAAAGGGGGGACAGGCAGAGCGGATTATGACCCAAAAAGCAAAAAGAGGGAAACGTCGTAGAAAATAG
- a CDS encoding thiamine pyrophosphate-dependent enzyme, with product MAVIFQKPKALTDVKLHYCPGCAHGIVHRLVAEVLEEMGEDKNAIAAVPVGCAVFANKYFNFDAIQCAHGRAPATATGIKRVHPDKLVMTYQGDGDLASIGTAEIVHAAARGEKITTVFINNGIYGMTGGQMAPTTLPGMKATTAKAGRDPKINGNPIRVSEMLATLDGPAYIERVSISTPAQVTQAKKAIRKAFEIQKQGLGFTFVEVVSTCPTNWGLTPVKSMEFVREKMIPYYPLGVYKDITAEEGK from the coding sequence ATGGCAGTTATATTTCAAAAACCCAAAGCTTTAACTGATGTAAAATTGCATTATTGTCCTGGTTGTGCACATGGTATCGTTCACAGACTTGTAGCAGAAGTTTTAGAAGAAATGGGCGAAGACAAAAACGCAATTGCAGCAGTTCCTGTTGGTTGTGCTGTATTTGCAAACAAATATTTCAATTTTGATGCAATTCAGTGTGCACATGGTCGTGCTCCCGCAACTGCAACTGGTATCAAAAGAGTACATCCCGATAAATTGGTTATGACATATCAGGGTGACGGTGACTTGGCTTCCATCGGTACTGCAGAAATCGTTCATGCAGCTGCAAGAGGGGAAAAAATCACCACCGTTTTCATCAACAATGGTATTTATGGTATGACAGGCGGTCAGATGGCGCCTACTACATTGCCAGGCATGAAGGCAACAACTGCAAAGGCTGGCCGTGATCCTAAAATCAACGGTAACCCCATCCGTGTTTCCGAAATGCTTGCAACTTTAGATGGTCCTGCTTACATCGAAAGAGTAAGTATCTCCACACCTGCTCAGGTTACTCAGGCAAAAAAGGCAATTAGAAAAGCTTTTGAAATTCAGAAACAAGGTCTTGGCTTTACATTTGTAGAGGTTGTTTCTACTTGTCCTACAAACTGGGGTCTTACACCTGTAAAATCTATGGAATTTGTAAGAGAAAAAATGATCCCTTACTATCCTCTTGGCGTTTACAAGGACATCACTGCAGAGGAGGGCAAATAA
- a CDS encoding ATP-binding protein: MLNTMLIEKERIQRINENKRIIDDKRIRIITGHYGSGKTEFAVNYAMKLAGNNRKVAIADLDIVNVYFRSREKKKELEKAGILVISSSIEGDGLDVPAVSAAMTMPARDHSFDYIVDLGGNDVGTKVLGRLKPILDHAEVDFFMVVNAYRPDTSTPEGIIEQMEKLEFSSGLKVTGFINNTNLIRETTPQCLLDGDRVLREVTKQTGIPVRYVSYVEELMTEEIPQGLSGELFPMKFYMRKTWM, encoded by the coding sequence ATGCTCAACACGATGCTCATTGAAAAAGAAAGAATACAAAGAATCAATGAAAATAAAAGGATAATTGATGATAAAAGAATTCGTATTATTACCGGTCACTACGGTAGTGGCAAGACTGAGTTCGCAGTGAACTATGCTATGAAACTCGCAGGAAATAACCGAAAGGTTGCCATTGCCGATTTAGATATCGTAAATGTTTATTTTCGCTCTAGGGAAAAAAAGAAGGAATTAGAAAAGGCAGGTATTTTGGTGATATCCTCTTCAATTGAGGGGGACGGGCTGGATGTACCTGCAGTTTCTGCGGCTATGACAATGCCTGCGAGGGATCACAGCTTTGATTACATTGTTGACTTGGGGGGAAACGATGTGGGGACAAAGGTGCTTGGTCGTTTAAAACCTATTTTGGACCATGCGGAAGTAGATTTTTTTATGGTTGTCAATGCGTATCGTCCTGATACGTCCACACCAGAGGGGATTATCGAGCAAATGGAGAAGCTTGAGTTTTCATCGGGTTTGAAGGTGACAGGTTTCATTAACAATACAAACCTGATTCGAGAGACCACTCCACAGTGTCTTTTGGACGGGGATAGGGTTTTGAGAGAGGTAACAAAGCAAACAGGAATTCCTGTAAGGTATGTTTCTTATGTTGAGGAATTAATGACGGAAGAGATACCCCAAGGGCTTTCCGGTGAGTTGTTCCCTATGAAGTTTTATATGAGAAAAACCTGGATGTAA
- a CDS encoding 3-methyl-2-oxobutanoate dehydrogenase subunit VorB, whose translation MAKVLMKGNEAVGKAAIEAGCRYFFGYPITPQSEVPEYLSSELPKVGGVFVQAESEVAAINMVYGAAGAGARVLTSSSSPGIALKQEGIGYISNAGLPAVIINMMRGGPGLGTIQPGQADYNMTVKGGSNGDYHDIVLAPASVQEAVDMVMEAFDLADYYGTPVIILADGLIGQMMEPVEFNYVCKKELPPKDWALTGKGDGEKHMVENLVIEAADCEAWNKRHFEKYAKIEANEQAWEEYMMDDAEYAFVSYGTSSRIVRTAISYLREEGFKVGMIRPKTLWPFPVNAFDKWDKNIKKYLDVEMSMGQMVQDVAYACNDKNKIEFYGRTGGIVPAVDEIVEFGKKVMGGDK comes from the coding sequence ATGGCAAAGGTTTTAATGAAAGGCAATGAAGCAGTTGGTAAGGCAGCGATTGAGGCGGGTTGCAGATACTTTTTTGGCTATCCGATAACTCCTCAGAGTGAAGTTCCAGAATACTTATCCAGCGAATTACCCAAGGTTGGTGGCGTGTTTGTTCAGGCTGAGTCTGAAGTTGCGGCAATCAACATGGTTTATGGTGCTGCAGGTGCAGGCGCTCGTGTTTTAACGAGTTCTTCTTCCCCCGGTATTGCTTTGAAGCAGGAAGGCATTGGCTATATTTCTAATGCTGGTTTACCTGCAGTTATTATTAATATGATGCGTGGCGGCCCTGGTTTGGGTACAATTCAACCCGGTCAGGCTGACTATAACATGACTGTAAAAGGCGGTTCCAACGGTGACTATCATGATATCGTTTTGGCACCTGCATCCGTACAGGAAGCTGTTGATATGGTTATGGAAGCTTTTGATTTGGCTGATTACTACGGTACACCAGTTATCATTTTGGCTGACGGCTTGATTGGTCAGATGATGGAGCCCGTTGAATTTAATTATGTTTGCAAAAAAGAATTGCCTCCTAAAGACTGGGCATTGACTGGCAAGGGCGATGGCGAGAAGCATATGGTAGAAAACTTGGTTATCGAAGCTGCTGATTGTGAAGCTTGGAACAAGAGACATTTTGAGAAATATGCGAAGATTGAAGCTAATGAGCAGGCTTGGGAAGAATACATGATGGATGATGCAGAATACGCATTTGTATCCTATGGTACATCCTCCAGAATCGTAAGAACTGCAATCAGCTATTTAAGAGAAGAAGGCTTCAAGGTTGGTATGATTAGACCAAAAACATTATGGCCTTTCCCTGTAAATGCTTTTGATAAATGGGACAAGAACATTAAAAAATATCTTGACGTGGAAATGAGCATGGGACAGATGGTTCAGGATGTTGCTTATGCTTGTAACGACAAAAATAAAATTGAGTTCTATGGCAGAACAGGTGGTATCGTTCCTGCAGTAGATGAAATTGTTGAGTTTGGTAAGAAAGTTATGGGAGGTGACAAATAA
- a CDS encoding acyl-CoA dehydratase activase: MYTLGIDVGSASSKAVILKDGKDIVAAEVVQVGTGSSGPQRALDKAFEVSGLKKEDISYTVATGYGRFNFSDADKQISEISCHAKGIYFLVPTARTIIDIGGQDAKAIRLDDKGGIKQFFMNDKCAAGTGRFLEVMARVLETTLDEMAELDEQATDTAPISSTCTVFAESEVISQLSNGVSRNNIIKGVHLSVASRACGLAYRGGLEKDVVMTGGVAKNAGVVRAVAGVLKTDVIVAPNPQTTGALGAALYAYEAAQKK, encoded by the coding sequence ATGTACACATTAGGTATTGATGTGGGTTCCGCTTCTTCAAAGGCTGTAATTTTGAAGGACGGAAAAGACATTGTGGCTGCGGAGGTTGTTCAGGTAGGAACAGGATCTTCCGGTCCTCAGAGGGCACTTGATAAGGCCTTTGAGGTAAGCGGACTGAAAAAAGAGGATATCTCTTATACAGTCGCAACCGGCTATGGCAGATTTAATTTTTCTGATGCAGATAAGCAAATCAGTGAAATCAGCTGTCATGCCAAAGGAATTTATTTTTTGGTACCCACTGCACGCACCATCATTGACATTGGCGGGCAGGATGCGAAGGCAATCCGTCTAGATGACAAGGGTGGTATCAAGCAGTTTTTTATGAATGATAAATGTGCGGCAGGTACAGGGCGTTTCCTGGAAGTAATGGCAAGAGTATTGGAAACTACCCTGGATGAAATGGCCGAATTGGATGAACAAGCTACAGATACTGCACCGATCAGCAGCACTTGTACAGTATTTGCAGAATCTGAGGTTATCTCTCAGTTATCCAATGGCGTAAGTAGAAATAACATCATTAAAGGTGTTCACCTTTCAGTTGCCAGCAGAGCTTGCGGCTTGGCTTACAGAGGCGGCTTGGAAAAAGACGTCGTAATGACAGGCGGTGTTGCAAAAAACGCAGGCGTAGTTAGAGCGGTGGCTGGTGTATTGAAAACAGACGTAATTGTGGCACCAAATCCACAAACGACAGGCGCGCTGGGTGCGGCATTGTACGCATATGAAGCGGCACAAAAAAAATAA
- a CDS encoding FtsW/RodA/SpoVE family cell cycle protein — MFDLLIMLSRYLFIFYIGFFLWQGIVYIAYEQGGFLGSPYHAVSIQRRLIILMHITAFLILAFNRDSGIYDWKTVVFGAAGCVFLLASIHFLDRFYYEGCPLIWTGTLFLMDLSLIMLQRIDPSLAYKQLMWMVIGLAGMLMLPFFFRLIPRFEVFEWAYIIFCFGLLLCTKIFGVERHGSTNWLSISGITFQPSELVKFLFIFYLASVFRKRIEWKEFIITGVLSAGVVMLLVLQKDLGSALIFFMTYMVMLYIATANEFLFLLGMGAASFAATLAFKIFSHVRVRVAAWQNPWADIDRGGYQIVNSLFAITTWGLLGSGLTKGMPKSIPVVESDFIFAAICEEFGALFGAGVICIFIMLLYRGVRIALDSKRRYYSILAIGVTTMLCFQAFIIIGGVIKLIPLTGVTLPFVSYGGTSVLVSLMMIGLLQWVCVYCEQHGVDEEAPPIFEVEGGEDYE; from the coding sequence ATGTTTGATCTGTTGATCATGTTGAGCAGATATCTATTTATCTTTTATATTGGATTCTTTTTATGGCAGGGCATTGTTTATATTGCGTATGAACAGGGCGGCTTTTTGGGCAGCCCTTATCATGCGGTTTCTATCCAACGACGCCTTATTATTTTAATGCACATTACAGCTTTTTTGATCTTGGCTTTTAATCGGGATTCAGGTATATATGATTGGAAAACTGTTGTGTTTGGGGCGGCAGGATGTGTTTTTCTGCTGGCATCAATACATTTTTTAGACCGATTTTATTATGAAGGGTGTCCTTTGATTTGGACAGGTACGCTTTTTTTGATGGACTTAAGCTTAATTATGCTTCAAAGAATCGATCCAAGCTTAGCCTATAAGCAATTGATGTGGATGGTTATAGGACTGGCGGGTATGTTAATGCTCCCATTCTTTTTCCGTTTGATACCACGCTTTGAAGTTTTTGAATGGGCATATATTATTTTTTGTTTCGGTTTATTATTGTGCACAAAAATTTTTGGTGTAGAACGTCATGGTTCCACAAACTGGCTGAGTATTAGCGGAATCACCTTTCAGCCTTCCGAATTGGTAAAGTTTTTATTTATTTTTTACCTTGCAAGTGTATTTCGTAAAAGGATTGAATGGAAAGAATTCATTATTACTGGTGTGCTAAGTGCAGGGGTGGTTATGCTTTTGGTTTTGCAAAAGGACTTAGGAAGTGCGTTAATCTTCTTTATGACTTATATGGTTATGCTCTATATTGCCACCGCAAATGAGTTTTTATTTTTGTTGGGTATGGGGGCGGCATCCTTTGCCGCTACGTTGGCCTTCAAAATTTTCTCCCATGTTCGGGTGCGTGTTGCCGCTTGGCAAAACCCTTGGGCGGATATTGACCGTGGTGGATATCAAATTGTAAACTCCTTATTTGCAATTACTACATGGGGGCTTTTAGGCAGCGGATTGACTAAGGGAATGCCGAAAAGTATACCTGTAGTGGAAAGTGATTTTATTTTTGCTGCAATTTGCGAGGAATTTGGTGCACTGTTTGGCGCAGGGGTTATTTGCATCTTTATCATGCTGCTATACAGGGGTGTGCGTATTGCTTTGGATTCCAAACGAAGATATTATAGTATTTTGGCCATTGGAGTTACAACAATGCTTTGTTTCCAAGCTTTTATTATCATTGGCGGTGTGATTAAGCTCATCCCTTTAACAGGGGTTACTCTTCCTTTTGTTAGCTATGGTGGCACCTCTGTTTTGGTTAGCCTTATGATGATAGGGCTTTTGCAGTGGGTTTGTGTTTATTGTGAACAACATGGCGTTGACGAGGAAGCTCCTCCGATTTTTGAAGTTGAGGGAGGGGAAGATTATGAATAA
- a CDS encoding peptidoglycan D,D-transpeptidase FtsI family protein, whose protein sequence is MNNMKRSIRRIFWLLVLCFFLLLGYMGKLVLMDRDGISANSYNARLRYVDNTIRRGDIIDRNGEVLATSVLQSDGTYERKYLRSRMAAHITGYSSVGKTGVEAAENFQMMTLHNEFFQRVLSVSTGKELVGNSVVVTVDMDIQTTAGNLLGNARGAVVVMEPSTGRILALQAYPDFDPNTVAANWDNLKDNENSPLVNRATQGLYPPGSTFKLVSSLAVMENKKDWKTRTYECTGEAEFENKVIHCYNNKAHGTVDLKQALTVSCNCYFAQLATEIGASKLKGVMERVGMETPSLFDLAYSQNKIGLDANTSESELVETAIGQGKTAVTPLYMAMLASAIANEGIMMQPYIIDHIQYSNGKVGKQTVPKKLAEICTTEEATALRDMMVSVVEKGTGTAASVKGITVAGKTGTAENATGNDHSWFVGFAPAEDPKVAVAVVIENSKAYGSATPIAGKVIKEALNQLENE, encoded by the coding sequence ATGAATAATATGAAAAGAAGTATTAGACGAATTTTTTGGCTTCTGGTTCTTTGTTTTTTTCTTTTACTGGGGTACATGGGTAAACTGGTTTTAATGGATCGTGATGGGATTTCCGCCAATTCCTATAATGCCCGTTTGCGTTATGTGGATAACACCATTCGTCGTGGAGATATCATTGATAGGAATGGAGAGGTTCTGGCTACCAGCGTATTGCAAAGTGATGGCACATATGAGAGAAAATATCTCCGATCCCGTATGGCGGCCCACATTACAGGTTATAGCAGTGTTGGGAAAACAGGGGTTGAGGCTGCTGAAAATTTTCAGATGATGACATTGCATAACGAATTTTTTCAAAGAGTACTATCTGTTTCCACAGGAAAAGAATTGGTGGGTAACAGTGTTGTAGTAACGGTTGACATGGATATTCAGACAACTGCAGGTAATCTTTTGGGGAATGCCAGGGGGGCAGTGGTGGTGATGGAACCATCAACAGGGCGAATATTGGCATTACAGGCATATCCCGATTTTGATCCCAATACCGTTGCTGCCAATTGGGACAACTTAAAGGATAATGAGAATAGTCCCTTGGTGAACCGAGCAACTCAAGGCCTATATCCCCCCGGATCCACTTTCAAACTAGTGAGTTCTCTGGCCGTAATGGAAAATAAAAAGGACTGGAAAACAAGAACCTATGAATGCACCGGAGAAGCTGAATTTGAAAATAAGGTGATTCATTGTTATAATAATAAGGCACACGGAACTGTAGATTTGAAACAGGCCTTGACAGTTTCCTGCAACTGCTATTTTGCACAATTGGCCACAGAAATCGGGGCATCTAAGCTAAAAGGTGTAATGGAGCGGGTGGGTATGGAAACGCCTTCTTTATTTGACTTGGCTTATAGCCAAAATAAAATTGGGTTGGATGCAAATACTTCGGAAAGTGAACTGGTTGAAACAGCAATTGGTCAGGGTAAAACAGCTGTAACGCCATTGTACATGGCAATGCTGGCATCAGCTATTGCAAACGAAGGCATTATGATGCAACCTTATATAATAGACCATATTCAATACAGCAATGGTAAGGTGGGAAAGCAAACGGTTCCGAAAAAGTTGGCAGAAATTTGTACAACAGAGGAAGCCACCGCTCTTCGAGATATGATGGTCTCTGTTGTGGAAAAAGGTACGGGTACTGCTGCATCTGTGAAAGGGATCACAGTGGCAGGAAAAACCGGTACAGCTGAAAATGCCACGGGAAATGACCATTCATGGTTTGTTGGCTTTGCACCGGCGGAAGATCCAAAGGTAGCAGTGGCGGTAGTAATCGAAAATTCTAAAGCATACGGCAGTGCAACACCGATTGCCGGGAAAGTGATAAAAGAGGCTCTGAATCAACTAGAGAATGAATAA
- a CDS encoding 4Fe-4S dicluster domain-containing protein, producing MAKGRVIINETLCKGCELCVSVCPKHVLKLSETKINAAGYNPAESVNDDCIACTSCAKMCPDCAITVEKLD from the coding sequence ATGGCAAAAGGTAGAGTAATCATTAACGAAACGCTCTGTAAGGGCTGTGAACTTTGTGTTTCTGTTTGTCCAAAGCATGTGCTGAAGCTTTCCGAAACCAAAATTAATGCTGCAGGCTATAACCCTGCGGAATCAGTAAATGACGATTGTATCGCTTGCACAAGCTGTGCAAAAATGTGTCCAGACTGTGCAATTACAGTAGAAAAACTTGACTAA
- a CDS encoding 2-oxoacid:acceptor oxidoreductase family protein, with translation MNTQRICCAGFGGQGTLSMGKILAYAGMLEGHEVSWCPSYGPEMRGGTANCHVIVSDEPIGSPVITSDANCVIAMNQPSLDKFVDILGDGGVLIANADLAVLKEDRSNIQVMNVPANSMATQEFGSAKLANIILLGAVIQATGSVKVESIDDAFAHVFGGAKAKFIPDNKKAFEIGFEFAKNYK, from the coding sequence ATGAATACACAGAGAATTTGTTGTGCAGGTTTCGGCGGTCAGGGTACACTTTCCATGGGTAAAATCTTGGCTTACGCAGGCATGTTAGAGGGTCATGAGGTTTCATGGTGCCCCTCCTATGGTCCTGAAATGCGTGGTGGTACAGCGAACTGCCATGTTATTGTATCTGATGAACCAATTGGCTCTCCAGTAATCACCAGTGATGCAAATTGCGTGATTGCAATGAATCAGCCTTCTTTAGATAAATTTGTTGACATCCTTGGTGATGGCGGCGTTCTGATTGCAAATGCTGATTTGGCTGTTTTGAAGGAAGACAGAAGCAATATCCAAGTGATGAATGTTCCTGCAAACTCCATGGCTACACAGGAATTTGGCAGTGCAAAATTGGCAAACATTATTCTTTTGGGCGCTGTTATTCAGGCAACCGGTTCTGTAAAAGTGGAAAGCATTGATGATGCATTTGCTCATGTTTTCGGGGGCGCGAAGGCAAAATTTATCCCTGATAACAAGAAGGCATTTGAAATTGGCTTCGAATTTGCGAAAAATTACAAATAA